A section of the Candidatus Eisenbacteria bacterium genome encodes:
- a CDS encoding PorV/PorQ family protein — translation MIRPKESLMRHAFVSAFLVLSIVTLVAAPRHARAAGETGFVFLKIGVGARAMGMGSAFVALADDPTSVYWNPAGLASIENTQVTVMHNEWILDFRQEFVAVGTQLGPGTLGVGFAGFYTEELERRSDTGVLEGHYGANDIAFTGAYGVRLAPGLDAGLGVRYIRGMIDNVDATTIAADVGAKYRVSDTGLTLGASVANIGGDAKFEAEEFPIPLTWRLGGAWSKNVEALRGRGTVSAEYRQAREDDGKFHLGGEYAYRERLALRVGGAFGYDDQDLTFGVGLMKDWFRFDYALVPFSSDLGSTHLFSLTGSF, via the coding sequence ATGATCCGTCCCAAGGAGAGCCTCATGCGCCATGCCTTCGTGTCCGCGTTCCTCGTCCTCTCGATCGTGACGCTCGTCGCCGCGCCGCGGCACGCGCGGGCCGCGGGAGAGACCGGCTTCGTGTTCCTGAAGATCGGCGTGGGAGCGCGCGCGATGGGAATGGGGAGCGCGTTCGTCGCCCTCGCCGACGATCCCACCTCGGTCTACTGGAATCCCGCGGGGCTCGCCTCCATCGAGAACACCCAGGTCACCGTGATGCACAACGAATGGATCCTCGACTTCCGGCAGGAATTCGTCGCGGTCGGAACGCAGCTCGGGCCGGGGACGTTGGGAGTCGGATTCGCCGGGTTCTACACGGAGGAGCTCGAGCGGAGGAGCGACACGGGCGTCCTGGAAGGGCATTACGGCGCGAACGACATCGCCTTCACGGGCGCCTACGGGGTCCGGCTCGCGCCGGGACTCGACGCGGGGCTCGGCGTCCGCTACATCCGGGGCATGATCGACAATGTCGATGCGACGACGATCGCCGCGGACGTGGGCGCCAAGTATCGCGTGTCGGACACCGGTCTCACACTCGGCGCGTCGGTCGCGAACATCGGCGGAGACGCGAAGTTCGAGGCCGAGGAATTCCCGATTCCTCTCACCTGGCGTCTCGGTGGCGCGTGGAGCAAGAACGTCGAGGCGCTGCGCGGGCGCGGCACGGTGAGCGCCGAGTACCGGCAGGCGCGCGAGGACGACGGGAAGTTCCACCTCGGCGGGGAGTACGCCTACCGGGAGCGGCTCGCGCTTCGCGTGGGGGGCGCGTTCGGCTACGACGACCAGGACCTGACCTTCGGGGTCGGATTGATGAAGGACTGGTTCCGCTTCGACTACGCCCTGGTGCCGTTCTCCTCGGACCTGGGCTCCACGCACCTCTTCTCGCTCACGGGGTCCTTCTAG
- a CDS encoding UDP-2,3-diacylglucosamine diphosphatase, whose amino-acid sequence MADTGCVYFLADAHLGQGSSESNRKRERDLLAFLDRVGTERAALYVVGDLFDFWFEYAHAIPKEFVRVLQALGELRRHGIPLTYVGGNHDFWIGDYLRRELDVAFTDASLDLTHQGRRIFLAHGDGLGPGDGGYKLLKRVLRNGIARAIFRWIHPDVGIPLARGVSKLSRHHAPRPGRTEEDLLALLAAPRFRDGFDAVVMGHFHRPIHRIDGRNDFLVLGEWVTRRTYARLEDGVFSLLEYGSEKETLATEGSLPAGRVAARRTP is encoded by the coding sequence ATGGCCGACACAGGGTGCGTGTATTTCCTCGCCGACGCTCATCTCGGCCAGGGGTCCTCGGAGTCCAACCGAAAGCGGGAGCGCGACCTCCTCGCCTTCTTGGATCGTGTGGGCACCGAAAGGGCTGCTCTCTATGTGGTCGGAGACCTCTTCGACTTCTGGTTCGAATACGCCCACGCCATTCCGAAGGAGTTCGTCCGGGTGCTGCAGGCCCTGGGCGAGCTCCGCCGCCACGGGATCCCCCTCACGTATGTCGGCGGAAACCACGACTTCTGGATCGGGGACTATCTTCGCCGTGAGCTGGACGTGGCGTTCACGGACGCCTCGCTCGATCTCACGCACCAGGGACGCAGGATCTTCCTCGCCCACGGGGACGGGCTCGGCCCGGGGGACGGCGGGTACAAGCTCCTGAAGCGGGTCCTCCGGAACGGGATCGCCCGCGCGATCTTCCGCTGGATCCACCCGGACGTCGGGATCCCGCTCGCGCGAGGGGTCTCGAAGCTGAGCCGCCATCACGCGCCCCGTCCGGGCCGGACCGAGGAGGACCTCCTCGCCCTGCTCGCCGCGCCGCGGTTTCGCGACGGCTTCGACGCGGTCGTGATGGGCCACTTCCACCGTCCCATCCATCGGATCGACGGACGAAACGACTTCCTCGTGCTCGGGGAGTGGGTGACCCGCCGGACCTACGCACGGCTCGAGGACGGAGTCTTCTCGCTCCTCGAGTACGGGAGCGAGAAGGAGACGCTCGCGACGGAGGGCTCGCTCCCCGCCGGGCGGGTAGCGGCTAGAAGGACCCCGTGA